In Oryctolagus cuniculus chromosome 18, mOryCun1.1, whole genome shotgun sequence, the DNA window CATCACTTCCATGGAACTTGGTGGAGCAAGGGAAGCAGATGTGCCCATGAAGCTCTTGAGTTGATCATGCCACAAAGAACATCTTTCTCAGCCCCCACACAGGAAACAGACAGGCAGACTTGTTGACTTGGGAAATGGGGTAAAATCTACAGTGCCTCACATTGCAGGGCAACCTTGTTGACCATTGTGATGCTGACAGATACATGACAACTGCTAGCATTGGGGAAAGGAAAGCTAATGTgaccatgtgtatgtgtgtgtgtggggggggggtgtttcaTGATTCTTAATGGATTCACCAACTTGCTAGAATTCTTACAACATAGTATATACTGATGAATATTTTATACTCTTATGCTTCTCCATTTAATAAGTAGCAGAGGGAATTATCCCAAAGTCTAGCTTGATAAATGTTAGGTAGACAAACTCCACTGCCACTTGCAACTAGATAGCAGGGTGGGAGTTAGCATAAGTCCCACCAACTTCTAGGTTTTCTAAGTTTTCACTATGTATTAACATTCCCTTGGCTGATTTTTAGCTGTTTttattagcttcttttttttagctTAACACTCCATTTGCTGGTGAGCTGGAAACCTCAGCCTCAGAAGCCCTGAGATGCAATCATCTCAGTGTAATAAAGCTGGCAgataaaacctaaaaaaatttaaagtttgttttcCACTGAAGGTTCATTGGGGTTGTGTACAATGCTCAAAAATCCATCTAACAGcaaaaaaaattcctgtttctctcactctcagtTGCCAAAGAGGAAGCCCAAGGCCCTTACTGGGCTCCAAAGGTTTTGATGATGATACAAGTCCCTGTGATTGAATTTTTCCATTTGGAGTCAAAGGGTGATTGGCCTCTTCCTGGAAACCCCTTTGGGCTTTGGCTTGTGTTGGACCCAGCTAgcatgtaaattgctttttagAAGTATGGATTAGCTGGGTACTGAGGTACTTTTGAAAATGATGTCTGACCCATACAGGCCTGGGGGCTGTCCAGTCTGACTTTCCCATTCTGATATGGTCACCCTGGGCTCCACAGCTAGCAAGAAACAAAGGGCCCCAAAAGTCTTGTTTGCCAAGTAGAAATCACATATTTAAGAATGAATGCTGGCTAGCTGAAGCAAATCTTGGCTCAGCAAGAGTAAGTTAAAACTCTTCTCTGTTGGTTGTGACTTTGGTGGTCCATTATGCTGTATGAAGCAAAGCTGCCAGCTATATGAGGCCCTCAATTCTCCAAGAGTCCCCAGAATTCATGTCCTTGGTTCACTGATGGTTCAGCTAAACTGTATCCTAATAGTTAAAACTAGGCTGGTCTGGAAGCCTCACCTTGGTCTCCGCCACCCAGAACTGAGAGCAGACAGGATTGCTCTGTTCAGTGGTCAGACTCCAGATCTGGGACTATTGAACATGATAGAGCTGTTTGACCTGTGCTTGGACTTCTatggattggagtcctggctactccacttccaatccagctccctgctaatatgcctgggaaagcagtggaagatggcccaggtaagtgggcccctgcacctacatgaaagacccagaagaatttcctgggtcctggctttggatcaacccagatccagccattgcagccattttggaaatggataaaaaacctctctctctctctctcttcctttctctttctgtaactttacctctcacaaaaaaatttactgcatatgggtgaaatgatcatttttccattcagttgttgtttatagccattgtctgtattcccactaaGCTAGTTAAACTTATTCTTGTTAAACtaaacttgttaaacttattctgtgaattaagcctttttactgtaattttattttaaaatatttcaaaaactaaaaagaaagggagaaagaagaaaggtgtgaggggaagagaaggagggaatgtaattttttcaagattgattgattatttatttgaaaggcagagttacagagagggagagggagaggcagagagaggtcttccatctgctggttcactccccaatggccaaaatggccagggcttggccaggctcagaccaggagccaggagcttcatctgggtctcccacatgggtacaggggcccaagcacttgggccatcctctgttgccttcccgggtgcattagcagggagctgaatcagaagtggagtggcaggaactcagaccagcacccatgagggatgcctgTGCTcaaggcaatggcttaacctgctacatcacagagacaggacttgaactggttgccCTACAGGTGGCagttcaacctgctatgccacagtgtcagcccccagcaTGTAACTCAATGTCTTATCAAGTGAATCTTCTCAacatctgtagattgctttaactcatcttgttttattattatatagACTCCACATTTCTCTACTGAGGGCACTATGAATAACACACGTAGAATATGCAGATACACACAATTTAAGTATTTCTCTTAAGTTTGGGTAATTTTATATTCCTTATCCAGGCAAGGGAGAACCTAGAtgcactggagtcctggctcatGAGGATAAAGTGGCTGACCATTGGGAAACATGCAGCAATGAGTGTAGAGGCCTTCACCAGCCAAAAATTTGGCTTATTTAAGAAAGCAAAACACCCAtgaaagacagaggaaagagTGTAAAAAGACACAAAAGTGCTCACCAGAATGAGGGTGTTTTGAGTGGCTCTGGTCTCAGGAGCTGATTTGCAAGAAACACTGGTCCTGTGAATGTGTTGGACCTGCTGTCTGTGCCTGTGCAAGATAAATATCATGGAGCTACTGGCCCACAACATAAGCACCAGGCAGAAAACATcaggaaataataacaaaattgtATACAGTAAGTATTCTATGACATTGTTATGATCTTCAGCATAACAGAATCCATAATCTCTCCTTGTGATGTTTTTATTGCTCCATTGACCAGTCATTTTCATCGGCACCATAATATTTAGCATCATGTGCAGGATCCAGCAGAGGATATTGGAGAGGTCCATGTACTTCAGAGCTTTTGCTTTAAACTCTGCATACCTGGAGTTCCTGGGATTGATTATGATCACCTGGAAGACACTCAAAAGGGAGGTGGTGTTGATGGAGACACCCCTGCCCACTCTGTGGACATAGAAAACAAGTTTGCACTCAACATCACTGAGGGAAAAATTCATCCCAAAAGCTGCCATCGTTTGGAGCACTCCTTTAGAGAGGATGACCAAGGAGTTGGCTATTGTCAGGTGTCTGAAAATTACACCCGTGGACCTTACCCTATACCCAGTGAGGTAAAGGAAGAGATAATGGTAGAGAAGATAGAAATTTCCCAGAATTCCAACAGCAGTCTGTAATAAGTAGACCATTCCTAC includes these proteins:
- the ORYCUNV1R1615 gene encoding vomeronasal 1 receptor oryCunV1R1615 (The RefSeq protein has 1 substitution compared to this genomic sequence), with translation MFSRDFIVGMVYLLQTAVGILGNFYLLYHYLFLYLTGYRVRSTGVIFRHLTIANSLVILSKGVLQTMAAFGMNFSLSDVECKLVFYVHRVGRGVSINTTSLLSVFQVIIINPRNSRYAEFKAKALKYMDLSNILCWILHMMLNIMVPMKMTGQWSNKNITRRDYGFCYAEDHNNVIEYLLYTILLLFPDVFCLVLMLWASSSMIFILHRHRQQVQHIHRTSVSCKSAPETRATQNTLILVSTFVSFYTLSSVFHGCFAFLNKPNFWLVKASTLIAACFPMVSHFILMSQDSSASRFSLAWIRNIKLPKLKRNI